In Melospiza georgiana isolate bMelGeo1 chromosome 8, bMelGeo1.pri, whole genome shotgun sequence, one genomic interval encodes:
- the LOC131086427 gene encoding pulmonary surfactant-associated protein A-like: MMLSPQLHKILAVAFFLLPLCAQGKLAGFLPSFPFKPLFGGRSNSAEEQQIPDLTALAGNEHGDPIHQLEYRISRLEGVLRLNKMITESGGKIFSTNGKKADFDGTVEKCKEAGGSIATPKSPGENDAILYFVKYFNTYAYLGIKQSLIPGRFQLLNGAQLSYTNWYPNEPSGKGEEECVEMYTDGTWNDKKCNKNHLIICQF, encoded by the exons ATGATGCTGTCTCCACAGCTGCACAAAATCTTAGCAGTAGcttttttcctgctcccattGTGTGCTCAAGGTAAACTTGCAGGATTTCTTCCATCGTTCCCTTTCAAGCCTTTGTTTGGAGGTCGGAGCAACAGTGCAGAAGAGCAACAAATACCAG ATctcacagctctggctggcaATGAACATGGGGACCCCATCCATCAATTGGAATATCGGATTTCCAGACTGGAAGGAG TCCTTCGCTTGAACAAGATGATAACAGAGTCTggaggaaaaatcttttctaccaatggaaaaaaagctgattttgaTGGTACTGTGGAAAAATGTAAAGAGGCTGGAGGCTCTATCGCCACTCCAAAGAGCCCTGGAGAGAATGATGCCATTCTGTactttgtgaaatattttaacaCCTACGCCTACCTGGGGATAAAACAATCCCTTATTCCAGGAAGATTCCAGCTCCTGAATGGTGCTCAGCTGAGCTATACTAACTGGTATCCAAATGAACCTTCTGGCAAAGGAGAGGAGGAATGTGTGGAGATGTACACTGATGGCACTTGGAATGACAAGAAGTGTAACAAGAATCACCTTATTATCTGCCAGTTTTAG